AGATATGGAGTGGTACTTTTTCAGCCCTGTGGATAAGAAGTATTGTAATGGATCTCGACTTAACCGAGCTACTGGTCAAGGCTATTGGAAAGCTACTGGGAAAGATCGTCATATCAGCCATAAGTCTCAGGCCATTGGGATGAAGAAGACACTCGTTTTCCATAGTGGTCGAGCTCCCGATGGCAAGAGAACTAATTGGGTAATGCATGAGTACAGGCTTGCGGACAAAGAGTTGGAAAAGGCTGGAATCATGCAGGTGCGAACTAGCGCTTTTATTAACTTTGCTACTTTTTATATTGAGTATCAAATCATAAAAGATTCCCTTTTTGTTGGTTTGCGAGGATGTAGGATTCCTTTGTTCTATGTAGAATCTTCCAAAAAAGCGGTTTGGGACCACCAACTGGTGACAGATATGCACCATTTATCGAGGAGGAATGGGATGATGATTCAGCCGTGCTTCCTGGAGGAGAGACAGAGGGTGATGCAGTGAATGGTGTTGACGCACGAGTTGAGAGCAACGATCTTGACCAGGTATCTGTTTTGTTGCCGTTGTTTCCTTTTAACGTGACCTCTCTTAGATTGTTAAATCATTGCACTTAATGCAATGGCTTTTACTACTGGTAAAAGAAAGGATCAGATGGAGTGATGGACAAACCAGAATAGGGAAGTATGAATGTCAACGTTGTCGGTGTAGATATAATGCTCTTAAACACAAACTTTTTGCTATATTGTCGTTGCTTTTCTTTCCTTAATTGcaatctttttgttattttgtcgTTACTCTTCATTTCTTAATTGCAAACAATGTCGTTAGTTGTAGATTTAATGCTCGAAATTGCAAAATTTTGCTACTTCTCCATTTCTCTTCTTTGTCCTTGTATTTCTCTACTTCAGTAAGTATTTATTATTGGAATATTTGGTTAGCTAGTGTACTTAACGGTTTAGCATCTTGTTCCACCTATGTCCATATCGATGCCCAAGTTCACTTTGAGATATCACTAGATTCCTGTTGAGAAACTGCATCATGTCATGTATGTCTTCGTCAATAACTGCTTCATCATCATAACCATCACCTACTCCTAGATATGAAATTCAAATctcataactatagtttgttcCTGTGTTATATAAAGGTGGATCTCCGGATGTCCTAGACATCAGTTCGTTGGGTGAGATTCTAGGATTTGTAGGTGGGATGAtcagagaaaaatatttttctttggtGATAGTGTTGTTCATGATATAAGAATAAATGGTAATCTAACTTGAACTAGTATAATGATGACCGAGAGCTCCACTAGACTTACTGATTATTATATTCTGGATTTCAATCTTGTCGGATTCTCACCTGGAATATGGAACGTATCTATGCTTGAGCAATGTATCTGATCATTCTTTAGCGCTCTCACaatattttactttgttttttggGGGACTTCGCATTCCCTTGAGAGTATAACTCATTTAGATACATATCTTCATCATgcccttttctttcttttagtttcAGGGGATTCTTCGTTATTCTTTAAGAAGCATAACTTACTTCCATTAGCATCTGACATTGCATAAACTTGAGGTTTATCTACCCCGTATAATTCTGTGCATTCCTTATTCGATAAACCTTAGTGTATGCTTAACTTTTCCAGTATGAGATTTGTTTTGCTTGCCGCTGACTGTGACGTCTTGATAACAGGATGCTCCGCCCAAGATTGCTTGTGATAGTGAGAACGTGATTGAACTTCAAAGTCTTCCATTTGCTTGCAAGAGGGAGAGATCAGATGAACCTGAACTTCTCTCTTTAAGCCAAACTAAGAAATCGAAGCATGATGTTCCAAGCTCTAGCCGTGCAAATGGTTCTGAAGATTCAACTATTACTAGTCAAGATCCGGTGAATATGATGACGACAAAAGATTACCCCCTATCTCTCTTAGGATTCCCCTTGTTAGAGTCCTTTGAGCCCAAGGAAACCCAACCTTCTAATCCCCTCACATTTGATTCCTCCAACCTTGAAAAATCCGTCCCTCCAGGCTACCTGAAGTTCATTAGCAATTTAGAGACGGAGATACTAAATGTCTCCATGGAAAGGGAGACACTGAAGATTGAAGTGATGAGAGCTCAAGCCATGATCAACGTTCTTCAATCGCGGATTGATCTCTTGACCAAAGAGAACGAAGACATGAGAAAACTTGTTCGAGGTGGTTAGACAATAACAGCGTTTCGATGCGGTTTAGTTTCATACTATCTTCAGGAAGAGCAAGATAGTAAAGAGATGTTTGAGACATTTCTGTAGTTCTTGTTGTAACCTGGATCATATGTACCTTTTAGGTATCtgcagaatttttttttaacttggaGTCTTGACTCTGATCTGAATGATATTGTTGTTTAATAGCAATAGTGTCAGGTTATGTTGTTCGGATTCTtcgaaaatataaaatagtgcAAGTGCATTATCTAAGGATGCAACATTAGTGTTGCATTACTTTTGAAAAGTCCAAGCAACATATGTGTCATGATCAGATTGTCGTGCACCTCGACTACTTGTTATTTGCGTGAATATATGGTAATTTTGTCGATCAAAACTTTGACAtatactcccttcgtcccatattagatagcattaattaaaattttctcattttacccTATAATTAATATGgtctttgaaagtttaaacaaattttgaagatctaaaaaaaatgaagtttcaaAAGACTAATTATTATGAGCTAAGGGCAAAATAGGAAAGTTAATTAATCTATTAATGACTTCTAAATTACCGTATAAAATAGAGGGACTATTAGATAATAGTTTGATTAAAACAAGAAAGAAGATTGATATATGTAATTGTCACATCATACCGGGGTCAAGCATTTTCTATCAGAAGTAACTTAATACTCTTACAATGAACTCGAGACCTTTTTGATCGAGGATGTGAAAAAATACCTATCATTTTACCATCACCTCCACCAGTAAATCTTACCTTATTCGAAATTTCTTCAAAGATATCGGTCGAATACGAATAGGAGAGAAAATTAGATTGAGGACATGAAAAAGTACATTATCATTTTATCACGACCTTTCGTAAATTGTACCTTGCTCGAAATTTCTTCAAAGATATTGATCCAATTCGAATAGGAGAGACAAGCTCTACTTTCTAGAaagttcttttattttctttttctttttcgatATATCTTATACTAGTTATGTTTGCTTAGTTACGCAGTTTATtgaatatgatattttaaagGTGAAATTCACTATAACGTGTCAAAGCTTTAATTATTTTACGTcgcaataataatatatataaagtcaTATAAATTCTTCTTTACCAACCTTTTCCAATTACAacacctcttcatcttctctctCTAACCCTTAAATCTTACcaaaattctgaatttttcaTTGCTGTATCAACTTTCAGCTGTTATACTGAAGAATTTCTtgttaaattgttacttttttcaCAAAATTTGGTTCAAAAATTGTTCATTTTTGTTATCTTTGACTGATGGAATCAAAAGGGTCGGCGAAATTGATGGCGCCGGGGTTCAGATTTCATCCGACGGATGAGGAGTTGGTCAGGTACTATCTCCGGCGGAAGATTATTGGTAAACCTTTGAGATTTGATGCTATTTCTGAGATCGATATTTACAAAGTTGAACCATGGGATCTTCCGGGTaagaccttttttttcttctttctacaACTTTTGTTTAACTTCTGGGTTAGACCCTTTTTGATTTTCTGTAGAATCTTTGGGTAATTGCTGAAAAGTAAGGTCTTTATGTGTTTTTTGTGGTGAATTACGCTTTGGTTTGTTAGATCTATGGAACCTAATGTAGTGAATTCGTTTGGTGTGTATGTTTGACTATTGTGTGAGCTTTGGTTTAGTTTTGTATAGCTGGTTTTAAGTCTGAGAAGGGTTGTGGTAGGTTGACATTTTAGTAAAAACACAGTAGTAAATCCAAGAGACTCCGAATAGGGAACGGATGCAACAATAACCACATCAACATGCTTGTGTAATCCCATTACACAAGTGAGGTTTGGGCAAAACTAACAAGGTAGAGGAGCTGTTTTTGATAGACACTCAGCTCAAAGGAAGTAGCATGCCCAGTGTAATTCCACATTGtgagtctggggagggtaggatAGGATGTACACACAACTTacaaggtagagaggttgtttctgttAGACCCTTGGCACAAAGGAAGTAATCAAACCAGGATTAAAGGGAGAATATGAATAGGGAGTACTGGAGCGGATATGGAGGATTTATGTAGGCAAACTCGACCAAGTTGGGATTGAGATGTTGTTATTGATTGATAAATTTCCAGCTAAGGGAACAAGATATCTATCAGAGTTTTTTGGTAGTTTTTCTCTCTTGCTCTTAAAAGTTAATAGCTTGAAGGTATATAGTTCTTCACTCAGCTTCACGTGTCAACTAATACAGAACTGCCAGTTTGTTCTGCCAGTTAATACTATCAGTTCATAAATATGATAGGCATTTTTGAACTGGGGTATTGCCAATTTGTTCTGCCTCGTC
The DNA window shown above is from Solanum stenotomum isolate F172 chromosome 6, ASM1918654v1, whole genome shotgun sequence and carries:
- the LOC125867249 gene encoding NAC domain containing protein 50-like gives rise to the protein MEQEGSKGAVTVAASAAAPTSLAPGFRFHPTDEELVRYYLRRKVCGKPFRFQAVTEIDVYKSEPCDLAEYSSVKSRDMEWYFFSPVDKKYCNGSRLNRATGQGYWKATGKDRHISHKSQAIGMKKTLVFHSGRAPDGKRTNWVMHEYRLADKELEKAGIMQDSFVLCRIFQKSGLGPPTGDRYAPFIEEEWDDDSAVLPGGETEGDAVNGVDARVESNDLDQDAPPKIACDSENVIELQSLPFACKRERSDEPELLSLSQTKKSKHDVPSSSRANGSEDSTITSQDPVNMMTTKDYPLSLLGFPLLESFEPKETQPSNPLTFDSSNLEKSVPPGYLKFISNLETEILNVSMERETLKIEVMRAQAMINVLQSRIDLLTKENEDMRKLVRGG